A genomic window from Armatimonadota bacterium includes:
- a CDS encoding LCP family protein, with product MALSHNYSPAEAFPGKDEVNILLLGRDVDRDRHGRIVNTRGRTDAMLLVHADFRNHKINILSIPRDTLVHIPGHRGKRRISYANALGGPSLTCQTLEEFLGVYPENYVLIDFNTFEKAVDAIGGLEVTVDKQLDYDDNWGNLHIHLKPGRQVLNGNQAMGFVRYRQSKSGDAESDFVRIGRQQELLRAAKAKLSNPCVMLKLPHILDMIRKDTETNLSFRQMMCLLSFAKSLPQSNIRMETLPALNTGGIFVKADPEATKKLIYDMFQANH from the coding sequence CTCACATAATTATTCACCGGCGGAAGCCTTTCCCGGCAAGGATGAAGTCAACATTCTTTTGCTTGGGCGGGATGTAGACAGAGATAGACATGGACGCATCGTAAACACACGTGGTAGGACGGACGCCATGTTGTTGGTGCATGCTGATTTCCGCAACCACAAGATTAACATACTTTCAATTCCCCGCGATACCCTAGTACACATTCCAGGCCATAGGGGCAAACGAAGAATAAGCTATGCAAACGCGCTCGGCGGCCCAAGCTTAACCTGTCAAACATTAGAGGAGTTTCTTGGCGTCTATCCGGAAAACTATGTGCTGATAGACTTTAATACATTCGAGAAAGCTGTGGATGCAATTGGCGGACTGGAGGTCACAGTTGACAAGCAGCTTGACTACGACGATAACTGGGGCAATCTGCACATACACCTCAAACCCGGCAGACAGGTTCTCAATGGCAACCAAGCCATGGGTTTCGTGCGGTACAGGCAGTCAAAGTCGGGAGATGCCGAGAGCGATTTCGTTAGAATAGGGAGACAGCAAGAGCTTTTGCGAGCTGCCAAAGCAAAATTGTCAAACCCTTGCGTAATGCTAAAACTGCCTCATATCCTAGACATGATACGCAAGGACACCGAGACTAACCTCTCATTTCGGCAGATGATGTGCCTGCTTTCATTTGCAAAATCTCTACCCCAATCCAATATAAGAATGGAGACGCTCCCTGCGCTCAATACAGGGGGAATTTTTGTCAAAGCAGATCCAGAAGCAACAAAAAAACTAATTTATGATATGTTTCAAGCGAACCATTAG
- a CDS encoding DUF1559 domain-containing protein, giving the protein MLFAKRNRSGFTLIELLVVIAIIVILAAILFPVFARAKAAAVKNQCINNLKQITAAMNLYTSDYDDHFPLVSGFGRVFDTMSIFELGGTDLRDPQKRDSAWFQYLLLPYVKNQKIFECPAVKINGSWTIGSTDYKFSDNWASINSQSQDPRTTYIFNARCKDPVSGGYYLISGQSLSVCDKPGDAPLIWDAPSGFRVGNTTEVQLAHADSINVAYADGHVKTFQVSNPQDPKWQSNHFWVNYGSEGWVPPQ; this is encoded by the coding sequence ATGCTTTTTGCAAAGCGTAATCGCTCGGGCTTCACACTAATTGAATTGCTCGTTGTCATAGCTATCATTGTTATACTCGCAGCAATTCTATTTCCAGTGTTCGCTCGAGCAAAGGCGGCGGCAGTTAAGAATCAGTGCATCAACAACCTGAAGCAAATTACTGCCGCGATGAATCTCTACACGTCGGACTATGATGACCATTTCCCACTCGTATCGGGATTTGGTCGAGTGTTCGATACAATGTCCATCTTTGAACTCGGAGGCACGGACCTTCGCGATCCCCAAAAGAGGGACTCGGCTTGGTTCCAATATCTCTTGCTGCCATACGTCAAGAATCAAAAGATTTTTGAGTGCCCTGCTGTGAAAATCAACGGTTCTTGGACAATAGGCAGCACAGATTACAAGTTTAGCGACAACTGGGCTTCTATAAACAGCCAAAGCCAAGATCCTCGCACTACCTATATATTCAATGCACGCTGCAAAGACCCAGTTTCAGGCGGATATTACCTAATTAGCGGACAATCTCTGTCGGTGTGCGACAAACCCGGTGATGCTCCACTAATTTGGGATGCGCCATCCGGCTTCAGGGTTGGCAATACAACTGAAGTCCAGCTGGCTCATGCTGACTCCATCAACGTAGCCTACGCTGATGGACACGTCAAGACCTTCCAGGTTTCAAACCCGCAGGATCCAAAGTGGCAAAGCAATCACTTCTGGGTAAACTACGGAAGTGAAGGATGGGTGCCACCTCAATAG
- a CDS encoding CHASE2 domain-containing protein: MNLERRSLLRRIVIFLFLSLLALIMYGLAVWSWNSSAELSAYDMILRMRFKAPPRPDVVVLAIDSKTIDELGPLPWDYKKHARIIRALTKVGASRIVYDFLFDRPDSLHPGADTALWEAVRSAENVFLPMAYDPLRETEWTPSDVRALIILERFAISRRIEYPVDSPMFSYYFFIPPVANLMTAAEGIGGMVGTPSSGVVREAQLAYLTTVKYPIPTQPLPQTTPLPKLTDQVVALPGLPLAVSAKILGVDKDQIIVDLTGSIDLIANQSLVAEIPIDEQGRMLINYVGPAGTIPRYSASDLLSGKLDRSLFAGKLVLVGVTDSSSLYAGVLLTPYGQMPRVEVTANALTTILDKSFLVRRKLEALAVLLILGILLGLLLPSFSESQLSYFAIVAPLVYILVAMIVLATLKHVLPIIPSILLILFGSVIAGLLYPAGSTE; the protein is encoded by the coding sequence ATGAACCTGGAACGCCGCAGTCTTCTACGTAGAATTGTAATATTCCTCTTCTTGTCTCTCTTGGCGCTGATAATGTATGGCCTTGCGGTATGGTCGTGGAATTCGTCTGCGGAACTCAGCGCGTATGACATGATTCTCCGCATGCGCTTTAAAGCACCACCTCGGCCGGACGTTGTAGTGTTGGCAATTGATTCAAAGACTATTGACGAACTTGGGCCATTGCCGTGGGACTACAAAAAACATGCCAGAATCATTCGGGCACTTACAAAGGTTGGCGCAAGTCGAATCGTGTATGATTTCCTTTTTGACCGGCCAGATAGTCTCCATCCGGGAGCCGATACTGCGCTATGGGAAGCGGTGCGTAGCGCCGAAAATGTATTCCTGCCGATGGCTTATGATCCTTTGAGAGAAACCGAATGGACGCCTTCCGACGTTCGTGCGCTTATCATTTTGGAGCGTTTTGCAATTTCACGTCGGATTGAGTATCCCGTAGATTCTCCAATGTTTAGCTATTACTTTTTCATACCACCGGTAGCAAATTTGATGACCGCGGCTGAAGGCATAGGTGGAATGGTAGGTACGCCTTCGTCTGGAGTTGTTCGCGAAGCTCAGCTTGCATATCTTACGACAGTAAAGTACCCAATTCCAACTCAGCCGCTACCCCAGACAACCCCTCTTCCAAAGTTAACTGACCAAGTTGTGGCTCTACCTGGGTTGCCGCTTGCTGTTTCTGCGAAGATTCTGGGAGTAGATAAAGATCAGATAATCGTTGACCTGACTGGAAGCATTGATTTAATTGCAAATCAATCATTGGTTGCCGAGATACCAATAGATGAGCAGGGTAGAATGCTCATAAACTACGTCGGGCCAGCAGGTACAATTCCTCGTTACAGCGCCTCGGATCTTCTTTCAGGGAAGCTTGACAGGTCGTTGTTTGCAGGTAAGCTAGTTCTTGTTGGGGTCACCGATTCATCTTCTCTTTATGCTGGCGTCTTACTTACGCCATATGGACAGATGCCGCGAGTTGAAGTTACGGCAAATGCACTTACGACAATTCTAGACAAGAGCTTCCTCGTGAGAAGGAAGCTCGAGGCACTTGCAGTCTTGCTGATACTCGGCATATTGCTTGGTCTTTTATTACCGTCATTCTCCGAATCTCAGCTAAGCTATTTTGCAATTGTTGCCCCACTTGTTTACATATTGGTTGCAATGATTGTGCTTGCAACTCTAAAACATGTTCTTCCTATTATCCCATCTATTCTTCTTATATTGTTTGGTTCTGTTATTGCGGGTTTGCTTTACCCCGCTGGTTCAACCGAATGA